The sequence CAGGGGCTAAGACCTTGATAGGGACGGTAAGTGCGAATGCCGGTACAACCTCCGGGATGGCCTACGACCCGGTAAACAATATCGTGTATCTGAGTTCGAGCGGCAACGATTCCGTGTACACGCTGGACCTGGCAACCGGCACGGCGACGTTGATCGGTGCCTTTGGCGATGCAGCCATTGTGATGCATGGCCTGGAGTACGACACGTCCACCGGGATCCTTTACGGGGTTTCTTCACACAACAACGGCCTCTACAACATTAACAAGACCACAGGCGTAGCGACGCTGATCGGCACCTCAACGCTCACGTCGTTTACTAATATCGGATTCAACTCGACGACGAACCAGATGTTTGCGACCAACAGCGGTGCCGACAGCTTTTACTCGATGGATCGCGCGACCGGGGCTACCACTCTGATCGGCCCGTTGTCGGGGCCGACCAACCCCAACGGTCTGGCTTACAATCCCAACAATCAGAATCTCTACTTGGTCGATAACACCACCGATAGTCTCTACACTATCAACACGGCCACGGGGGCCGCGACGCTGATCGGCTCGACCGGGGCGGGGAATCTGCTCGGTCTAACCTTCGCAGGCACAAGCGGCGGCGGCTGCCCGACACCGAGCCCGACGGTATCGCCGACACCTTCGCCAACGCCTCCGCCGGCATCACCGACACCGACACCTCCGCCGGCATCGCCGACGCCGACACCGACACCGGGCTGTACGCCGGGGGCCGGCAACAGCTATCTCTATGCGCTAAACGACGATTCGGCCGGCAGCAATATCTACGGCTTCCAGGTGGATGAATCGACTGGAACGTTGACCGGGCTGGCGGGATTCCCGGTGGCGGCAGGCAATGGCGGTATCAATTCGATCGTCAGTGAACGCATGACCGTGGACAATGCAAATGGCCGGCTGTATGTGATCAACGACAGCTCTGACACGGTCAGCGCCTACGCGATCAATCCGGCTACAGGGGCGTTGACAGCGATGCCGTTCAGCCCGATCGCACTTGGCACCGGCGGATGGAATTCGATCACGGTGCATCCGAGCGGCTCGCCGCTCGTGGTAGCCAGTAATAGCACCAACGGGCCCGTTCAGAGCTTTGTGATCACGCCGACGACGGCGACATCCGCGGCGGGCAGCCCGTATCCGATGGGGGCCGCCGTCGCCGGCTTCTCGAGTCGCATGAGCCAAGACGGCAACTACTACTATGTTGGCGGTAATCTCGGTGCCAACATAGGCGGATTTAGCGTGGACGCGGGCACGGGCGTGCTGACCCCGATCGCAGGGGCCCCGTTCCCGACGGTTGCCGCGTCCCTTGGATATGCCACGGACAGTGCCGGCCGCCTTTACAGCGTCGATACGACGAACGGAATTCGCGTATTTACGTCGTCGGCAGGAGCCCTGTCACCGGCTGCCGGCAACCCCTTCCCATCAGGGCTCTCGGCGCGGCGAATGGGCTTTGTCCATCCGAACCAAAACTTCTACATGGTTGCCGGAAATAGCGGCAACAATGTAGGCGTTTACCAGATATCAGGCAGCGGTGCGGCGACGACGGTCGCGCCGGTCGCGGGGTCGCCATTTGCGACGGGTGCAACGACCGCCAACGGGCTGGTCACGAATGCCGCAGGCACATTCCTGTTTGTCAATAACCGCATCAGCCGCAGTATTACTACGTTTAGCGTGAATACCGGCTCAGGGGCGTTGACCAATCTCGGCTCGCAGCCGAGCAACACGCTCGGGTCGATCGGAGCGATCAACGGCATTGGCTATATGACGTTTGCGGGCGGCGGATGTCCGACTCCGACGCCTCCACCGGCAACGCCAACACCTACGCCGCCGCCGGCGACACCGACGCCGAGTCCGGGCGGGACGCCGGAGATACGCTTTAGTGCGAATACGTACTACTGCAACGAGTCGATGAACGGAGTGATCACGCTTGTGCGTAACTTCAACACGACAGGGACGGATACGGTGAACCTCGCAACGTCGAACGGCACAGCGGTCGGCGGAGCGGCACCGGGAGCGGGCATCGACTATCAGAACGTCAACACAAACGTCACGTTCCTGCCGACGGAGGCGTCAAAGAACGTGAACGTGCCGTGCTATGGCGACACGCTGACGGAGGCGACCGAGACGGTGAATCTGACGCTGAGCGGGCCATTCACGAGGCCCGGCGGTGGAGATGAGGACGAAGGCACGACAGCGGCTGCACCTGAGGTGCAGAACGCAGTGCTGAACATCATCGACACGGCGTCTGCATTCCGATTCACGAACCCGATATGCGTGACGTTGGGCGGGACGGCTGATGCCTATCCGGCACCTATTCCGGTGGCAGGCGGGCCGGCATCGATCGCGGGGATGCGTGTGACGCTGTATGACCTGTCATACACGTTCCCGGACCACATCGATGCACTGCTGGTCGGGCCCGGAGGGCAGAAGTTCGTGATGATGGGCGACGCGGGCGGAGCTCTGCCGATACCGCCGGGAAGCCCCGTAACGCTGAGCTTCCGAGACATAGGGCCGGGCGTACTGCCAAACTCAGGGCCGCTGGTGACGGGCAACTTTGAGCCGACCACGTGGGAGACGCCTGTGACCAACTTCCCGGGTGCGGCACCCGCAGGGCCGTACTCTGAGCCCGGATCGACGATAGGCGGCACGGGAACACAGACATTCGCGGGCAATTTTGGCGGGACGAACGCCAACGGCGTGTGGAATCTGTGGATCCGCGACGATGCGGGCGTGCCGCTGGCACCAGAGGCCATCTCAGGCTGCATCAACGGCGGCTGGGGCCTTGAGTTCCTGTCAACGACGGCGGCCAACGCCTCGATCTCAGGACGCGTGCTGACGGCCGACGGGCGGCCGATACGCAATGTGACGGTATCGGTGACGGGCAACAGCCTGAGCGAGCCTCGCGTGGTGCAGACGGGCAGCTTTGGCTACTACAACTTCGATGACCTGAGGACGGGTGAGACGTATGTGATCACGGTACAGGGACGGCGATACTTCTTCCAGATGCCGAGCCAGATCGTGTCGCTTACGGACAACATCGCCGATCTCAACTTCATCGCTCTGCCCGACGACAGCCAGACACAATAGCTCCGCACACAGCGGACATCATCCAAGGGCGAGGCCTCACCGGCCTCGCCCTTTTTTCATGCCCCGGCGGCCTCACCGTCGGGCAGTGCCTGCAGGCGCGTTTTGGCTTGCAAATCTGATCGAATGTGCCTATAATTCACGCGTAATCCAAAAAACTGAACGCCATCTCCTGCTGGCTGGGTAGGAGAGGGCTCTATGATTATCGGCTTGCGTTCGTCCCGTCGTCTGTTTGGTGGTATCGGCCTTGTAGCACTCATCGGTGCATTGCTTCTCACAACGGCCGCCATCGGCTCGAGCGCCGCCGGCTTCAACCTCTGGGCCCCGCTGAGCGCGATCTTCCGTTCGGCGGAGATGCCTGAAACAGTGCGAACAGGTGATGGTGACT is a genomic window of Chloracidobacterium sp. containing:
- a CDS encoding beta-propeller fold lactonase family protein, with amino-acid sequence MSRRARSYRTTANRSLILAIAGTVFLSIAAAGTSAASFSLLDAIRGALGISSPSASALPLGNGPDFINEVLFNPPGADGPNEYVEIRSIPNRTIPAGTYLVGIEGDSGNPGDVQTIFDLSGLTIGSNGYLTIRQMNNTYTVDGASTSIVGTGTGFTGAAGFAADSGTDIENSSASFLLITTSTAPTLTDDIDPDNDGVADGVIYAGWVIRDPGVGVVDAATDSAYSPVVYSTSPTFVGSAGRDVVVTTTAMGYVGRQGTAQGNSSASDWYAGALGGTAPNWTMNAGDSYPAGYGGQALNHIGSLNPLPGVATPTPTPPPATPTPSPTPPPASPTPTPPPATPTPTPTPPPATPTPTPTPPPASPTPTPTPPAGCAGQTFPASGLPIAIPDNSPGGVPITITVSGLTGTLTSAQLRDWTWGPAHSWGGDIKMTLQAPSGGPTATIVERRGNTVCPPTGFGSSNDLVGPYNFGDGFPNTFHTVAGNPVPAGDYSASQCVTTPGEAVSLNTIFGGPVRPTADSAGLEVFDGMAPEAANGNWTLTVSDNAGGDTGTLSSANLCLVAGGGGPSPTPPPASPTPSPNPSPSVNPTPSPSPTCVPGAGTPGTWSNGIVGPAARYRHGAVSDGTFVYVFGGGDSVASTRFNDLWRWDPTTGTWTQLANMPTGKQNIQGAYWNGKIYVPGGYNATPAHITENAIYDIATNTWSTGAPEPAAVSGATVAYNNKVYVFGGNPGPTAITRIYDIAANTWSTGASMPTATTYGRAVVVGNFAYYIGGIAGATTAAVHRYDLVADTWSTMAPLQTARASAEVMASPDGTSIFAVMGGDSTFFTGVPLVNSVEIYNIAANSWSYGNPVVTKAAAPAGGLAGGKLMVQGGVDTTTYLNAVQISTLSGGGGCPTPTPPPASPTPTPPPATPTPTPPPATPTPTPPPATPTPTPNPSPSPTCPPGGALQLYAVDSSRALSTIDITTGAKTLIGTVSANAGTTSGMAYDPVNNIVYLSSSGNDSVYTLDLATGTATLIGAFGDAAIVMHGLEYDTSTGILYGVSSHNNGLYNINKTTGVATLIGTSTLTSFTNIGFNSTTNQMFATNSGADSFYSMDRATGATTLIGPLSGPTNPNGLAYNPNNQNLYLVDNTTDSLYTINTATGAATLIGSTGAGNLLGLTFAGTSGGGCPTPSPTVSPTPSPTPPPASPTPTPPPASPTPTPTPGCTPGAGNSYLYALNDDSAGSNIYGFQVDESTGTLTGLAGFPVAAGNGGINSIVSERMTVDNANGRLYVINDSSDTVSAYAINPATGALTAMPFSPIALGTGGWNSITVHPSGSPLVVASNSTNGPVQSFVITPTTATSAAGSPYPMGAAVAGFSSRMSQDGNYYYVGGNLGANIGGFSVDAGTGVLTPIAGAPFPTVAASLGYATDSAGRLYSVDTTNGIRVFTSSAGALSPAAGNPFPSGLSARRMGFVHPNQNFYMVAGNSGNNVGVYQISGSGAATTVAPVAGSPFATGATTANGLVTNAAGTFLFVNNRISRSITTFSVNTGSGALTNLGSQPSNTLGSIGAINGIGYMTFAGGGCPTPTPPPATPTPTPPPATPTPSPGGTPEIRFSANTYYCNESMNGVITLVRNFNTTGTDTVNLATSNGTAVGGAAPGAGIDYQNVNTNVTFLPTEASKNVNVPCYGDTLTEATETVNLTLSGPFTRPGGGDEDEGTTAAAPEVQNAVLNIIDTASAFRFTNPICVTLGGTADAYPAPIPVAGGPASIAGMRVTLYDLSYTFPDHIDALLVGPGGQKFVMMGDAGGALPIPPGSPVTLSFRDIGPGVLPNSGPLVTGNFEPTTWETPVTNFPGAAPAGPYSEPGSTIGGTGTQTFAGNFGGTNANGVWNLWIRDDAGVPLAPEAISGCINGGWGLEFLSTTAANASISGRVLTADGRPIRNVTVSVTGNSLSEPRVVQTGSFGYYNFDDLRTGETYVITVQGRRYFFQMPSQIVSLTDNIADLNFIALPDDSQTQ